In Jejubacter calystegiae, the following are encoded in one genomic region:
- the add gene encoding adenosine deaminase: MIDSSLPLTDLHRHLDGNIRAETILELGREFNLALPADSLEALRPHVQVTETQPDLVSFLAKLDWGVKVLGSLEACRRVARENVEDAARQGLHYVELRFSPRYMAMTHHLSVAGVVEAVIDGVRQGCRDYGVEARLIGILSRTFGEAACEEELEGLLSHRDRITALDLAGDERGFPGQLFVDHFRRARDAGWRITVHAGEAVGPESIWQAIRELGAERIGHGVRAVEDAALMDYLAEHQIGIESCLTSNIQTSTVPSLAQHPLARFLDSGILATINTDDPAVQGVEIRHEYLQAAPLAGLSAAQARQAQQNGLTIAFLSDAEKQALRAKVAAA; encoded by the coding sequence ATGATTGACTCCTCCCTCCCGTTAACCGACCTGCATCGCCACCTCGACGGCAACATTCGCGCCGAAACCATTCTCGAGCTTGGCCGCGAGTTCAATCTGGCCCTGCCCGCCGATTCGCTGGAAGCGCTGCGCCCTCATGTCCAGGTCACTGAAACCCAGCCGGATCTGGTAAGTTTCCTGGCGAAGCTGGACTGGGGCGTGAAAGTCCTCGGCTCGCTGGAGGCCTGCCGCCGGGTGGCCAGGGAAAATGTGGAAGATGCCGCCCGCCAGGGGCTTCATTATGTGGAACTGCGCTTTTCGCCGCGCTATATGGCGATGACCCATCACCTGTCGGTGGCCGGCGTCGTGGAAGCGGTTATCGACGGCGTGCGCCAGGGCTGTCGCGACTACGGGGTCGAAGCCCGGCTGATCGGTATTCTGAGTCGCACCTTTGGCGAGGCCGCCTGTGAAGAGGAGCTGGAAGGACTGCTGAGCCACCGCGATCGCATTACCGCGCTGGATCTGGCGGGCGATGAGCGCGGCTTCCCCGGCCAGCTGTTCGTGGATCACTTCCGTCGCGCCCGCGACGCAGGCTGGCGCATTACGGTGCACGCTGGCGAAGCCGTCGGGCCGGAAAGCATCTGGCAGGCGATTCGCGAGCTGGGCGCCGAACGTATCGGTCACGGCGTGCGGGCCGTAGAGGATGCCGCGCTGATGGATTATCTGGCTGAACATCAGATAGGCATTGAGTCCTGCCTGACTTCGAATATTCAGACCAGTACCGTACCGAGCCTGGCACAGCATCCGCTGGCGCGTTTCCTGGATAGCGGCATTCTGGCGACCATCAACACCGACGACCCCGCCGTTCAGGGGGTGGAGATCCGCCACGAATATCTGCAGGCGGCTCCCCTGGCCGGGCTCAGCGCCGCCCAGGCTCGCCAGGCCCAGCAGAACGGCCTGACTATCGCCTTCCTGAGCGACGCCGAAAAACAGGCACTGCGCGCTAAAGTCGCCGCAGCCTGA